GCCGATAGCGAGGCAAGCGCTGTCCGTTATATAGAAAGAGAAAAAAATGAGGTTCATACTGTTGTGGGAAGGGATCTTTTTGTTTTTGGTGATAAAGATGGCACGCGGGAACAGGCGCGTTTACAGCATCCCCTTGGTGTTTCTTCTTATAAAGGCTTTGTATATGTAGCTGATACATACAATCATAAAATCAAGGTATTGGACCCCGGTGAAAATACGTCCCGGACATTCCTGGGTAATGGACGTCCGGGATGCGTGGATGGTAAAAGTCCTCAGTTCTATGAGCCCGGAGGTCTTAGCTTCGCGGGTGACAAGTTGTATGTGGCGGATACCAATAACCATGCCATCCGCGTAATAGATATGAAAACGAAAGAGGTAAGGACAGTACAGATTCAAGGATTGCAGGAGGAGATTGCTGATGATCATTTTTTTTCATTCGTCCCCCCTTTTGCAAAAATAGTGAATGTTCCCCCTTGTACTTTGAAACTGGGCGAGGACATACAATGTGCCGGTAATCTGTTATTTCCTCCGGGTTATCATCTGAACCCCGACACTCCATTGCTCTATTCCGTTTTGCCTGGCAAGGGTTTGCTGGTTGATAAGGAAGAGGAAGAAGTAGTACTTGAAAAACCCGAGTTGCCTATACAGATAGCGCTGAGGACGGTCTCTGCGGAACAGAGTACTCAGGTGGAAATATTTGTGAACTTTTATTATTGCAAAGAGGACAATCAGTCTGTTTGTTTTCCGGGCACGGTTGTTTGGCGTCAGCCGGTCAGGATTGTTCAGGGCGCTGGTGATACTGAAATGGTCTTGAATTATAACGTTGTGCTTCCATAAGAAATATTTCCCTTTGAGAGTTAATGAAAAAGCAAAGGAAGACTTATTCATGAGATATGATGTTTTAAATCAGCTGAAAGTTAAAAACAAAAGGGTGTTTCTTCGAGTGGATTTTAATGTGCCAATAGTAAACAAAAAAATTCTTGATGACTCTAGGATTAAGGCTCATGACGCCACTATTTGCCACTTAATGGATAAAGGGGCTAAAATCGTACTGGGAACACATGTTGGCAGGCCAAAGTTGCCTGCAGCGAGTGCGGAGGGTATGGACGGAAACAGTATGGATACAAATGTTCTCATACTATTTAAGCACTTAAAAAAAATATATGGTGACAAAATATCGTTTGTTGATGCTTGTGTCGGTGAAGAGGTAAATTTTAACATCATGCATTTGCGGAGCGGTCATCTGTTATTACTCCAGAACCTGAGATACGAAAGCGCTGAACAATCCGGTAATGAGGGGGAAATGCGGAATTTTGCTAAAACATTGTCTTCGTACATTGACATTTATGTCAATGACGCACTGTCCGTATGTCAGAATAAGGACGCCTCCGTCTTTTATTTGCCACAGTATACAAAAAACACTGCTATCGGCTTTTTGCTGCAAAAAGAGATCCATTTGATAGAAAAGCTTGTGAGCCCGGTATTGCCGGCCGCCGCATTTTTAGGTGGGTTTAAAGTGCAGGATAAAATAGGAGTAATGCAAAAATTTTTAAAAAAAGGTTTCGAGGTGTTTATCGGTGGCGCTATGAGAAATCCATTTTTAAAATTTCAAAAGTATGCTATCGGAAGCTCAAAATTAGACGCTGATTATAATGACGTTTTACGTCAAATAATGGAAGACTTTCGAGACAGGATACATATCCCGATTGATGTAAAAACAGGGACGATACTGGACAAAGAAAAAAAAAGAATTGGTAATGTGCGATACGTGGATTTTTTAAAGAAAGAAGAAATTCCTGAGGGTGAAGAGGCCTTAGATAATGGGCCTGGGACTATGTTATTATACAGAAAAATAATAAAACAAAAGGGTATGGAGACGTTGTTTGCCAATGGCCCTTTCGGTTTAATAGAAAATAAATCATTTCGGTTTGGAACTTTTCAACTGGCCCGTATTTTTCTTGAAAACCAGCATGCTCACAGGGTTTATGGAGGAGGAGATATTATTCATGGCTTTAATTTGTTTTCAGAACGTTTTAACCGTGACAGAGAAAGCCTCGGCGAACGATGTTATGCAGGGAATGGTGTTTTGCAATATATTGCCAGTGATGGGGACTTGCCCGGGCTTTGCGCTCTGACGCGGGAGACACTATAGAATACAAAATGATCTAATGACAAGAGGAGCGTTGGAAATAGTGGGAAGAACTAACGTTAGGTCTGATACTGTGCATCTGTTACGGTATGCTTTTGATATAGTTTGCAATTTTTTCAGGGTTTTTTGTCCTCTACTCCTCATTCTTTTCCTTTGGTTTTTCCAAAAGATGGGGATATTTCTCTTTTACTTTTTCCATGAGTTCCGGGTCTAGCTTTGCCTTATACAATGTTTTTACCCTGGGAAATTGGTCAATGGTTATGTTTTTGTATGTAAAAGGTTCGCTTCCTCAAGGTTGGCTTCCAGAAGTTCGGTTCCCCAAAGGTCAGCTTTCTCAAGATCGGCTTCCAGAAGTTCTGCGCCCCGAAGATTGGCATTCCGAAGGTTTGTGTACATGAGGTCGGTTCCCTCAAGGCTAGCTAATTCAAGCGTTGCTTCCTGAAGGTTGGCTTCCCAGAGGCTGGCTCCGTCAAGGTTGGCTCTTCTGAGTATCGTTTTTCTTAGATTTGCCTTTCTTAGTTTTGTGCCACTGTAGCGTCCCTGTGATACATCAGTATACAACTTGTCATATTCGGATTTTTCAAGTTGTTGCAGGGCTATTTTTGCTGTTCATGGGCTATTTCAATCTGTGTTAAAATCGCTTTGATCTGCTCTTGAATGTATCTTCTCTCCATACTATTGAATATCAAGATACTGGTCACCGTGACAATGCTAAAAATAATTCCTGTTCGTTTCCACCGTTTATGTTTAATTGGCAATATTCCTTCTTAATTCACACCAAGGCATTCTTTGAGAGAATGAAGTTCGCTCTCAGATAATTCTAAGGCATAGGTATTTTTCTCTTCCATCTTATTCCGTCTTCTGGTTTATAAAAGTTTCTCATTTAGCAGGCAGCTGTTTTCCTCCGCGATCAGAATTTATGGGAACTATTACAAAGAAAAGAGTGTTTATAATAACAGCTCCTCTAACGTAAGCCGCTTTTCGCAATTCGTTGCGAAAGGCGGCTTACAATTTCTTGGTTTTTCTGAGTCATCACTCCTAAAAAGCCCCTCTATCAAGAAAGCAGAGGGTTTTTCCCCTTTGAAGTTTTGGAATGTATTTATCATCGAAATTTCCTGTTTAAGCGTATCAATATAATTTGTTAAAGGACCTGCTTCTTTATTTAATGAACCATATGTTTCACAGATAGTTCTTTAAGTAGGAATAGGATTCCGTTAATTCTTTCTCCTGTGTAATTACTGCCCTGCGGATCTCAGCGGGGAGGGCCACATGATTTGTTATATCGGTGGAGCCGTGTACGGCAATTTGGTAAACGTATTCTTTGATAGCATTGCTGAATTCCACGGAGGCATCTTTTGGTAGCTCGGATGGCAGGTTGTCCCTCGCTAAAATGGTAATGCCCCTGGCTTTGTATCCATTGGTAAATGTCCCTTTTGCTGGGTTGTAGGTGTAGACCGGGTTTTCAGGTGTGGTAGTTTTATAGGTAAGTTCTATCGACCCGTTCACATCACAGGAAATATCTCCGATAAAGGAGAGCCGGCACGATGTTTTCCATATCCGGTGGATCATCTCTTTTGGAACAAGGCGCGGAAATCTTTGTTCCCAATAACTGGCATGGAGCAGAAGATTGATGTGTGGCAGGTATTTTTCCATATTGGATTCAAATTTTTGTGGGGTATGGAGATATTCCTCAAAGTAAAATCCTTTATGATCTTTTCTCCGGAACTTTTCTTCCCGATAGAAATTTATCAGGTATATTTTTTTCGTTTTGCCTTTCTTTCGGTGGACAAATTCTTCCATGTCTCTTGGATGGATTTCTACCGGGTTCAGGAGTTTTAATACTTCCCGTACACCTGCGCTCACGTTTCCGTGTCCCGTGAATCCTATGATAAAAGGGGAAAGGTGTTCACGAAGACCTTTGGAATGAATCTTCTTGCCAAGCTGACTGATGGCCTTTTGTGCGCGGGCGTATCTTTTATACTGGTGCGCCGGTTTCAATTGTGTAAATGGATGGGGGATGCGGTTGGCGTCAAGTTTTTTCCCAAAATAAAATAATGAGTCAATAGTTCCGCATATTCCGGCATATTTTCCAAAATAAACAAGTCTCCGCTCATGGCGATCAACAATTCGTTCGTAGTCAATTAAGGTAATACCCTTTTTCATGCAATTTTTTAGAAGAGGGAGATTTTCAGCCTGACCCTTAATGGTATGGGAAAACACCAGGTAAACAGCGTTTGTCTTCAAGAGTGATACGGAAGGCTCTTTTATTCCTATAAGAAGCTTTGCCGCACGACATTGGTCTACAATCCTGGCTCCTGCCTTTTTGTAGGCAACATCAGAAAATATTCTGTCTTTACTTGATTCAACTTCAATTTCTAACTGAAGTTTTTTCAGCCAGGAAACGTCAGCAGGAGTGAGAGGGGCGCGTTGTTCCCGGTATTTTGTTTCTCGTAACATGCCCACCACCAAGCTTTTTTTCATAACCTGCCTTTTCTTTTTTGAGCAGACCGTACCCTTCTCCCGGTCAACAGTAATGCTTCTTTCCTTCTTTCTGGTATCTCCGTTAGTACCTTTTCTTGAAATTGAACCACAATCCTTTGCCCTTGGAAACCCTGGTTCTTGAGGAAAGTAAAAAGAGCGTAACAATAAGAACGGGCAACAGGACAAAAAGCGTCAGGAGACTTATCAATACCGCGGACAGAATGAGAACGGGGATAAAGAACAGTGCCAGTCTGATCTTGAATCCCACTCCCGTCTTGAATGGTACGGAAAAATCATTTATTCTAAAGTCTTTTTCCAGAATAATAGCGTTTTCTTCATTTGGATCGACATAAGACGTTAACATAATTCCACACCTGCATTGTGTCGCTTTTTTTGGATTACGCCTTCCGCATGATGGACATTTCATTATAATCGTACTCCGTTCTCAACATATATTCATAAACTGATATCCTGTCATTTTAATGTTCCGATGGCAGATTAAATATTTTTCCCTACGGAAAATGCATTGCCGAGACATTGTCCGACACCATGATAGGTGCGGGTTCCGGGAGAATATAAAACAGGTTTTATCTTTTCAATATCAGGGGTATCTCCTTCCCCAAGCGCCGATTTTTCGGCTTTTACATCAACGATTTCTCCGATAAATTGGGTGTGTAACCCTATTTCAATGGTATGGAGAAGCCTGCATTCCAGAATAAAAGGAAATTCCTCAATGTAAGGGGCGTCAACAAGATCACTTTTTATCGGTGTAAGTTTTGCCCTGGAAAATTTGTCCTCGTCCCGCCCCGAAGCGATTCCAAAATAGTCAGCTTCTCTTATCTGTGCTTCTGTGGGAATATTTATCGTAAATGCCTTTCGTTCCACGATATTGTTGAACGAATAGGTAGCCTTTCTGAGTGAAATACCGATACAAGGAGGTTTTGAGCAGCAGATTCCTCCCCACGCGACATTCATTGCATTTGCCTTTCCGGAAGAGTCATAGGTGCCTACAATAAAAACGGGTGTCGGAAAAACGATTGTTTTTGCTCCTAAAGATTTTTTCATGATAATCCTCCGGAATAGAAAGAGAATGGAAAGAGACCTGAGAAAAGGTATAAATCCATGAAATTACCCAGTATGTCTTGTATAATAACAAAATTATATTATGATATGTTTCTCATGAAAAACGCCACACATACTATCATGTTTAGTGTCTGAAAGACAACAAATTCTCTCCGCTCTGTACGAGTGCCTTTTTACAGCGGGGGAATATTTTGGAGGAATGTATATGGATATCCGGATATTTTTAGAAAGTGTGCAGGATATGTGCTGTTTCATGCGACCCATACAGCTGAATGCTGTGGTTCTGTTTTGATATCCCCCAGACTTGGCACAAAGGAGAAAACAATGCAGCTCAAAAACGGTGATGCAGCCCCGCCATTTAAACTTGCCGATCAAAACGGCAAAGAGCACGAACTTTCAGATTTTCAGGGACAATGGGTTATTCTTTACTTTTACCCGAAAGATAATACACCCGGGTGTACCAGGGAGGCATGCGCGTTCAGGGATAATTTTGCAGAATATAAAAAGCTCAAGATAAAAATTCTGGGTATTAGTGCCGATTCGGTGGAGAGTCATAAAAAATTTGTGGAAAAATACGGACTCCCTTTTACCTTGCTGTCTGATGCTTCCAGAGAGACTGTTAAGCAGTATGGCGTCTGGGGAAAAAAGAAAATGATAGGGAAAGAATATGAGGGTATCAATCGAATGTCTTTTTTGATTAATCCGGAGGGGAAGATCGAAAAAATTTATCGGAAGGTAAAACCTCCGGAACATGCAGAAGAGGTGTTAAACGATAGAAAGCAGGCCGATTCCTGATTGGATGGCGCTAATGTGAAAGGAGTGTTTCTATGGAAGAAGTTACCATTACCGGAATAAAATTGAAGGCTTCACGGATTGGTCTGGGAACGTGGGCGATCGGTGGGTGGATGTGGGGGGGGACAGATGAAAAAGAATCGATCCGCACGATCCATGCCGCGCTTGACCATGGCATCAATTTGATTGATACCGCACCAATTTATGGTTTCGGACTCTCAGAAGAGATCGTTGGGAAGGCAATTGAAGAGTACGGCAATCGTGAAAAAATTATTATTGCAACCAAGGTTGGCTTGGAATGGAATGACGGGCAGGTGAGCCGGAATTCAAGGAAGGAACGTATATTCAAAGAAATTCAGGATTCTCTGAGACGCTTGCGTACCGATGTTATTGATATTTATCAGGTCCATTGGCCGGATTCTTTGGTTCCTATAGAGGAAACCGCAGAGGCCATGAATAAACTGTATCGGGAAGGTACGATTCGTGCCATTGGGGTAAGTAATTATTCTCCGGCACAAATGGATGTTTTCCGGCAGATATCACCGCTTCATACCGTACAGCCTCCATACAATTTGTTTGAACGTCAGGCAGAAAAGGATGTTCTTCCCTATGCAAAAAAACACAGCATCATAACAGTAACCTATGGGGCATTGTGCCGGGGATTGTTGACGGGGAGGATGAAACCGGATACGGAATTTACCGGTGACGATCTTCGCAAGGTCGATCCAAAGTTTCAGAAACTCCGGTACAGTCAGTATCTCGAAGCGGTTGCACAACTTGAACAATTTGCCCGGACTCGATTTAATAAGAGTGTGTTGTCGCTTGCGGTGCGCTGGTTATTGGATCAATCCGGAGTGAACGTTGCATTGTGGGGCGCTCGCAAACCTGAACAGTTAGCTTCGGTAGAAGAGGTAATGGGGTGGGCTTTGGATTATGAGGCCTTTCAGCATATAGAAAGCATCGTTGAAAATACCATTCAGGATAGTATCGGAGCGGAATTTATGGCCCCGCCGGCACAATAGGGTGGTAGTGGTCTTCATAAAATCCATAGAAGAGATTATCTCGTAAAATATAGTAAACAGGGGAAAAGGCCTATGTCGTCTGTTCAGAATCTTGGCAGCGCTTTAAAAGAAGGTTTCTTTCAAGGAAAACGAAAAACCCCCATAGGTAACGTTGTTGCTGTTCTCATGGCGACTGTCTGGATGGGATGTTTTTTGTGCTATGGTGAAGATTTTTCACAAAAGGCGCCGGAATTGTTTCGGGAAACCCGGCAGGCATCGGTATTTTATCTTGATAACGGTATGGAAGTTATACTCGTTGAAAACCATGCCAGCCCGATGATTACCGCGTTTACCATCGTCAAAACCGGAAGCCGAAATGAGAATGCTGCCACGAACGGATCAGCTCATTTTCTTGAGCACCTGCTTTTCAATGGTACGAAAAACCGTACCCAGGAAGAGCTGTATGGTGAAATGGATTATTATGGCGGTTACAATAATGCCCATACAGGGCCTGATTACACGAACTATATGATATTGATGCCGAAAGAATTCATCTCTCAGGGTATGGACATTCAAGCCGATATGTTGTTTCGTTCCGTGCTGCCACCGGAAAAGTTTGAAAAAGAACGCGGCATCGTTATTGAAGAGATTGGAAAAAATGCTGACAGTCCCACAATTCAGGCAGACAGGCATTTCCTGCGGAACTTCTATGCCGGTACCCCCTACGAACGGCCGGTACTGGGAACGGTTTCAACGATTACACATCTCAAACGTGACGATGTGCTGAACTATTATCAAACCTGGTATGTGCCCAACAATATGATTCTGATGGTGATCGGTGATTTTTCTACTCAGGAAATGGTGAAACTGGTTCGCGAGAAATATGGTCCGTTTCCGCCCGGGAAACTCCCTGAATACAAATCCGTACAGCTTGTGGCGCCTGCAAAATTGCGTATTATTCGTGCAAACGGCATGGGAAAATTTCCAAAAGATCGCCACTACCTGGATATGGGATTTATACTGCCGTTGCCGGCTTCCGAAGATTTTCAGTCATTGAAATTGCTGTCCGAATTTCTTGGAGGAAAAAAGGACTCCAGGCTGGACACCTTGTTTGAACAGGAAGCTTACAGGGGGCTTGTGAATTCAATGAGTACAAATTTGAATTTTAATCGTGATTTTTCAACGTTGCAAATCTCCGCGGAGCTTCCCTCTGATGCCGATGTGGACCAGGTAGTTGCATTGGTGATACAGGCAGTACATGGTATGGCGGAAAATCCTGTGCCTGTCGGGGAAATAGAGTCTGTGCTCGTAGCGCGGGCAACGCAGGAAATTTACCTGCAGGAAAAGTTGCATTACTATGGGATGATGAAGTCAGGATATCTTGCCGCAGGAGGGTATTCCTTTCTGAAAAGTTACATGGACGGACTTATGCAGGTAACACCGCAATCGATACAAAAGGCTGCAGCGCAATATCTGATCGACCAGGTGCCTGTTGTCACTCTTGTGTCACCGCCGGCTCTCGCCTCGGACGAAATTACCGAAAGATCTCCGAATAAATATTACCGGAAAACAATGGAAAACGGTTTGGACGTTGTGGTGAAGGAAAATCACGATAGCCGTGTGATTGGTATACACCTCTTGGCAAAAGGAAGAAGTCTCAGCGAGGGGAAGGATAAACGGGGCATGGCAGAGCTCTTGCAGCGGATGTTGCTTGAGGGGGGAACCGTGAAACATCCCGGCAATAAGTTGTACCGGGAGCTTGAAGCTATCGGCGCGGAGGTAAAACTGTTTGACAATCCCCATATTCCTTACGATGATTATTACAATTCTCCCCGCTTTGCCTACATCCGCATGAAGGTAGTGGATGCTTTTCTTGAAAAAGGCCTAAAACTGCTTGGAGAGATGGTATCGCAGCCACAGCTTACCCCTGAAGCCTTTGATGAGGCGAAGAGGCAAATTCTATCACTTTCCGCTACTGCCGCATCGAGTACGCCGAAGGTGGCCGCTCGAATCTTCTATGATAATCTCTTTCAGAAAAATCCTGGATTTGGCTGGATACTTGGAAATCCTGAGGACGTTGAACAGCTTCAACTGCAGGAGGTACGGGATTTTCACAATACCTTTTACAACCCCGCGAATCTGCTGCTGGTGATTTCCGGTAATCAACCGGTTGAAGAAGTTATGAAACTGGTTGTCAAAAACCTCGGAGGTGTATGGGGAAAAACCGGTTGGAAGGCACTGTCGTTCACCCCAAAATTTAATAAAATGGGTAGCGCCGTACGCGAGAAACTGGGCAAATCGCAGTCAGAAATCTCATTTGCGAATATATTTGAGGTTGACGAAAAGGACGAACCCGCACTGCATATACTGGGAGACATTTTTTCCGGCCGTTTAGCTTTTAACCTGCGCGAGACTCAGGGGCTTGCCTATACCATTGGCATGCACTTCCGAAAATATCAGGGTGTCCGATGGTACTGTATCTCCATGGGTACAAGACCGGAAAATATAGCACGTGCCATAGACGGTATTCGTAGTGAAATTTCTGCCATACGAAAGGCAAACTTTGACGCCGATGAAATACAGAAAACGATTAACGCAGCGTTGGGCCGCAGGGGCATGAGAAGGCTGGACCGTGTAAACCAGGCATACTATATCAGTATGGAGGTCCTTGACGGATATTCTCCTGAAGCGGATGATCAGTACGCGGAGAAACTGAAGGCGGTTACCCGGAAAGATGTGGAAAAGCTGGCACGCAGGGTTTTTCAGAAAGATGACCATTTAATCGTGATTGTTGAGTAAGAGTAATTGCGCAGGCAAAAGGCACAGGGTTCTTTGCTTCCTGTTACTTTTTTATTGCAACAGAGCATATACTCATAAAGGAGGCCTATCGTGGAAAAAAAGGTACCCACACCAATCTTTATAGAGAAGGAACTTCATATTTGCCCTGAATGCGGGTACGAGGATGGTTTTCATACGTCGTTTGTGCGGATAACAAAGGAAACCGGTAAAATTATCCTCATCTGTCCGAGCTGTCACGCCAGATATGATCCTCAGTGGGAGATAAAGGTGTAAGTGAAAACATCAGGAAATGAGGGGGGGTCTTTTTTGGCATGAAATTTGTTAAAATTCTCATATTGTCTGTTTTGAAGGATAACAATGTGTATTTGTGCTTTTTTTAGACAAGAACGATATCTTAAGTAGTCGTAAAAATTTTTCCGGTACCCTGGGGGACGAAAGTATGATTAACTGGGAAAAAATCATTGATTCTCATGTTATAAACGCATTACGCAAAATCGGCCTGAAATGGTGGGGTATAGACGTGCAATTTTACGATAAATTCGGGAACTGTAAAAATTCTGGTTTTCCCGTTAATAACCAATGTTGCCGTTTTATTAAGACAACAAAGATGGGGGAGAAGCTATGCCTTCAAAATTATCGAAAGCATTTGAGAAGCGCTCACAATCAAAAGGGTCCGTTTTTGTATAAATGCAGTTCCGGTTTGTATGGGATGATTGCCCCCATGTTCATACTGGATAAATACATCGGAGCAATTATCTGTTCCGGTTTGAAAATTCCAAGTTCCAATAATACACTGAGTACCATTGAGGCGAAAACTCTTATTAAACATGGGGTAGACAAAAAGGAATTCAGCAATATTTATCATATGCTCGGTAAAGTTGATGATCGAGGTATGGCATATATGTTCGATTTTATAGAATTTGTTGCAAAAGACATTGTTGCATTCTATGAACTGTTGGTGGAGAAAGAAGAAGTGCTCAAAGAACAATCTGCCTTCATGGAGAAGAAATATGTCGGTAAATATAAAGGTATTGTAGGTACCAGCACTGCAATAAAAAAAGTATTTGATATGTTGAGTCTTATTGAAGATATTGAGAGTTCCATTTTGATCGATGGTGAAAGCGGTACAGGAAAAGAACTTGTGGCTGCAACAATACATTACAATAGTCCACGCAAGGATAAAATGTTTGTTGTTCAGAATTGTTCTGCCTTTAGTGAAACACTCCTGAACTCCGAACTCTTTGGCCATGAAAAAGGCGCCTTTACCGGGGCTGTATCGAGCAGGAAAGGGCTCTTTGAAATTGCGAATGGAGGGACCCTGTTCCTGGATGAAATCGGGGACATGCAAATAAATGCCCAATCAAGGCTCCTGAGAGTGTTGCAGGATGGTACGTTTTATAGCGTTGGGTCCGATAAGTTGAAAAAAGTTGATGTAAGGATTCTCGCGGCAACAAATAAAGATCTGGGGGAGCAGGTAAAGCAGGGCAAGTTCAGGCAGGACCTTTTTTACCGCATTAACACCATTCATATTACCATGCCTCCGCTGAGAGAAAGGGGGAGAGACATATATCTTTTGTGTGACTAT
The Candidatus Brocadiaceae bacterium DNA segment above includes these coding regions:
- the pgk gene encoding phosphoglycerate kinase, with the protein product MRYDVLNQLKVKNKRVFLRVDFNVPIVNKKILDDSRIKAHDATICHLMDKGAKIVLGTHVGRPKLPAASAEGMDGNSMDTNVLILFKHLKKIYGDKISFVDACVGEEVNFNIMHLRSGHLLLLQNLRYESAEQSGNEGEMRNFAKTLSSYIDIYVNDALSVCQNKDASVFYLPQYTKNTAIGFLLQKEIHLIEKLVSPVLPAAAFLGGFKVQDKIGVMQKFLKKGFEVFIGGAMRNPFLKFQKYAIGSSKLDADYNDVLRQIMEDFRDRIHIPIDVKTGTILDKEKKRIGNVRYVDFLKKEEIPEGEEALDNGPGTMLLYRKIIKQKGMETLFANGPFGLIENKSFRFGTFQLARIFLENQHAHRVYGGGDIIHGFNLFSERFNRDRESLGERCYAGNGVLQYIASDGDLPGLCALTRETL
- a CDS encoding pentapeptide repeat-containing protein; translated protein: MYTDVSQGRYSGTKLRKANLRKTILRRANLDGASLWEANLQEATLELASLEGTDLMYTNLRNANLRGAELLEADLEKADLWGTELLEANLEEANLLHTKT
- a CDS encoding flavin reductase family protein is translated as MKKSLGAKTIVFPTPVFIVGTYDSSGKANAMNVAWGGICCSKPPCIGISLRKATYSFNNIVERKAFTINIPTEAQIREADYFGIASGRDEDKFSRAKLTPIKSDLVDAPYIEEFPFILECRLLHTIEIGLHTQFIGEIVDVKAEKSALGEGDTPDIEKIKPVLYSPGTRTYHGVGQCLGNAFSVGKNI
- the bcp gene encoding thioredoxin-dependent thiol peroxidase, with the protein product MQLKNGDAAPPFKLADQNGKEHELSDFQGQWVILYFYPKDNTPGCTREACAFRDNFAEYKKLKIKILGISADSVESHKKFVEKYGLPFTLLSDASRETVKQYGVWGKKKMIGKEYEGINRMSFLINPEGKIEKIYRKVKPPEHAEEVLNDRKQADS
- a CDS encoding aldo/keto reductase; its protein translation is MEEVTITGIKLKASRIGLGTWAIGGWMWGGTDEKESIRTIHAALDHGINLIDTAPIYGFGLSEEIVGKAIEEYGNREKIIIATKVGLEWNDGQVSRNSRKERIFKEIQDSLRRLRTDVIDIYQVHWPDSLVPIEETAEAMNKLYREGTIRAIGVSNYSPAQMDVFRQISPLHTVQPPYNLFERQAEKDVLPYAKKHSIITVTYGALCRGLLTGRMKPDTEFTGDDLRKVDPKFQKLRYSQYLEAVAQLEQFARTRFNKSVLSLAVRWLLDQSGVNVALWGARKPEQLASVEEVMGWALDYEAFQHIESIVENTIQDSIGAEFMAPPAQ
- a CDS encoding insulinase family protein, which produces MSSVQNLGSALKEGFFQGKRKTPIGNVVAVLMATVWMGCFLCYGEDFSQKAPELFRETRQASVFYLDNGMEVILVENHASPMITAFTIVKTGSRNENAATNGSAHFLEHLLFNGTKNRTQEELYGEMDYYGGYNNAHTGPDYTNYMILMPKEFISQGMDIQADMLFRSVLPPEKFEKERGIVIEEIGKNADSPTIQADRHFLRNFYAGTPYERPVLGTVSTITHLKRDDVLNYYQTWYVPNNMILMVIGDFSTQEMVKLVREKYGPFPPGKLPEYKSVQLVAPAKLRIIRANGMGKFPKDRHYLDMGFILPLPASEDFQSLKLLSEFLGGKKDSRLDTLFEQEAYRGLVNSMSTNLNFNRDFSTLQISAELPSDADVDQVVALVIQAVHGMAENPVPVGEIESVLVARATQEIYLQEKLHYYGMMKSGYLAAGGYSFLKSYMDGLMQVTPQSIQKAAAQYLIDQVPVVTLVSPPALASDEITERSPNKYYRKTMENGLDVVVKENHDSRVIGIHLLAKGRSLSEGKDKRGMAELLQRMLLEGGTVKHPGNKLYRELEAIGAEVKLFDNPHIPYDDYYNSPRFAYIRMKVVDAFLEKGLKLLGEMVSQPQLTPEAFDEAKRQILSLSATAASSTPKVAARIFYDNLFQKNPGFGWILGNPEDVEQLQLQEVRDFHNTFYNPANLLLVISGNQPVEEVMKLVVKNLGGVWGKTGWKALSFTPKFNKMGSAVREKLGKSQSEISFANIFEVDEKDEPALHILGDIFSGRLAFNLRETQGLAYTIGMHFRKYQGVRWYCISMGTRPENIARAIDGIRSEISAIRKANFDADEIQKTINAALGRRGMRRLDRVNQAYYISMEVLDGYSPEADDQYAEKLKAVTRKDVEKLARRVFQKDDHLIVIVE
- a CDS encoding sigma 54-interacting transcriptional regulator; its protein translation is MINWEKIIDSHVINALRKIGLKWWGIDVQFYDKFGNCKNSGFPVNNQCCRFIKTTKMGEKLCLQNYRKHLRSAHNQKGPFLYKCSSGLYGMIAPMFILDKYIGAIICSGLKIPSSNNTLSTIEAKTLIKHGVDKKEFSNIYHMLGKVDDRGMAYMFDFIEFVAKDIVAFYELLVEKEEVLKEQSAFMEKKYVGKYKGIVGTSTAIKKVFDMLSLIEDIESSILIDGESGTGKELVAATIHYNSPRKDKMFVVQNCSAFSETLLNSELFGHEKGAFTGAVSSRKGLFEIANGGTLFLDEIGDMQINAQSRLLRVLQDGTFYSVGSDKLKKVDVRILAATNKDLGEQVKQGKFRQDLFYRINTIHITMPPLRERGRDIYLLCDYFLSSYAEASGAEKKEISNEAMEQLMAYTWPGNIRELKNVTERLIILSGKEKVIEPIHLPREIANSTQSIFPAIHYSNNREKKLKEVLVSFEKMIIKEKLEMTNWNKKATAQLLGISRASLINKIRQYSIAADS